A region of Ornithodoros turicata isolate Travis chromosome 5, ASM3712646v1, whole genome shotgun sequence DNA encodes the following proteins:
- the LOC135396073 gene encoding domesticated amidase effector 2-like, translating into MRFPMISTAALLLALVTDVLGAPGGGHVPIFRPSRNYFSSSEHGLIGCDNVTGLEGTWVWNGNDTNQCVSLVKRKCDNMIRYTTQQWVMGIEVRHNCDKIRPWTAIATFTADGDKYPLDHGHAAIFESCSPPNCIWVYDQNVTQQVHRQRFCDYADNFSTIRLP; encoded by the exons ATGAGGTTTCCAATGATATCCACAGCGGCGTTATTGCTGGCTTTAGTGACGG ATGTCCTTGGAGCCCCAGGGGGGGGCCACGTCCCCATATTTCGCCCCTCTCGGAACTACTTCTCCTCATCAGAGCACGGATTAATTGGTTGCGACAACGTCACTGGGTTAGAGGGCACCTGGGTTTGGAACGGAAACGACACGAACCAATGTGTGTCTCTGGTCAAGCGAAAATGCGATAACATGATACGCTATACTACACAACAGTGGGTCATGGGCATAGAG GTACGTCATAATTGTGATAAAATCCGCCCGTGGACGGCCATTGCAACCTTCACGGCTGATGGCGACAAGTATCCATTGGATCATGGCCATGCAGCCATTTTTGAATCCTGCAGCCCTCCAAATTGCATATGG GTTTACGACCAGAATGTTACCCAGCAGGTGCATCGTCAGCGTTTCTGCGACTACGCCGACAACTTCTCCACTATTCGGCTGCCGTAG